The following proteins are encoded in a genomic region of Thioclava nitratireducens:
- a CDS encoding Zn-dependent hydrolase, which yields MSAPGENLRINPDRLWDSLMEMAKIGPGVAGGNNRQTLTDADAEGRALFQKWCEEAGMTMGVDTMGNMFATRAGEDPDALPVYMGSHLDTQPTGGKYDGVLGVLGALEAVRSMNDLGIKTKHPIVVTNWTNEEGTRFAPAMLASGVFAGVHTQDWAYDREDAEGKKFGDELKRIGWVGDEEVGARKMHAMFELHIEQGPILEAEGKDIGVVTHGQGLSWTQVTITGKDAHTGSTPMPMRKNAGLGMARVLELVDEIAWSHKPHAVGAAGHIDIYPNSRNVIPGKAVFTVDFRSPDLSVIQDMEKRLREGAKKICDEMGLEVEFEKTGGFDPVTFDPTCVSAVRSAAERLGYSHRDIISGAGHDACWINAVAPTAMVMCPCVDGLSHNEAEDISKDWASAGADVLFHAVLETAEIVS from the coding sequence ATGTCAGCACCCGGAGAAAACCTCCGCATCAATCCCGATCGCCTTTGGGACAGTCTCATGGAGATGGCCAAGATCGGTCCCGGCGTCGCCGGGGGCAATAATCGCCAAACCCTTACCGATGCGGATGCCGAAGGCCGCGCACTGTTCCAGAAATGGTGCGAAGAGGCCGGCATGACGATGGGCGTCGACACGATGGGCAACATGTTCGCCACCCGCGCAGGCGAAGACCCCGATGCGCTGCCGGTCTACATGGGCAGCCACCTCGACACGCAGCCCACGGGCGGTAAGTACGACGGCGTCCTCGGTGTGCTCGGCGCGCTGGAGGCGGTGCGCTCGATGAACGATCTGGGCATCAAGACCAAGCACCCGATCGTCGTGACCAACTGGACCAACGAAGAGGGCACGCGCTTCGCCCCGGCGATGCTGGCCTCGGGCGTTTTCGCGGGCGTTCACACGCAGGACTGGGCTTACGATCGCGAGGACGCGGAAGGCAAGAAGTTCGGCGACGAACTGAAACGCATCGGCTGGGTAGGCGACGAAGAAGTCGGAGCGCGCAAGATGCATGCGATGTTCGAACTGCATATCGAGCAGGGCCCGATCCTCGAGGCAGAGGGCAAGGATATCGGCGTCGTCACGCATGGGCAGGGCCTCAGCTGGACCCAAGTGACGATCACGGGCAAGGACGCGCATACCGGCTCCACCCCGATGCCGATGCGCAAGAATGCGGGTCTCGGAATGGCGCGCGTGCTGGAACTGGTCGACGAGATCGCCTGGTCGCACAAGCCCCACGCGGTGGGCGCCGCGGGCCATATCGACATCTACCCGAATTCGCGTAACGTGATCCCGGGCAAAGCCGTGTTCACCGTCGATTTCCGCTCGCCCGATCTGAGTGTGATCCAGGACATGGAAAAGCGACTGCGCGAGGGAGCGAAGAAAATCTGCGACGAGATGGGCCTTGAGGTGGAGTTCGAGAAGACCGGCGGGTTCGACCCGGTCACGTTCGATCCGACCTGCGTGAGCGCCGTGCGCAGCGCAGCCGAGCGTCTGGGCTATTCGCATCGCGACATCATTTCGGGCGCGGGCCACGATGCCTGCTGGATCAACGCGGTCGCCCCGACGGCGATGGTGATGTGCCCCTGCGTCGACGGGCTGAGCCATAACGAGGCCGAGGATATCTCCAAGGACTGGGCGAGCGCGGGTGCCGATGTGCTGTTCCACGCCGTGCTGGAAACCGCGGAAATCGTAAGCTGA
- the hydA gene encoding dihydropyrimidinase, which yields MTKVIKNGTIVTADLTYKADVLIDSGKIIEIGPNLKGDEEIDATGCYVMPGGIDPHTHLEMPFMGTYSSDDFESGTRAALAGGTTMVVDFALPAPGEGLLEALKRWDNKSTRAHCDYSFHMAITWWSEQVFNEMKQVTERGINTFKHFMAYKGALMVNDDELYSSFKRCAELGAIPLVHAENGDVVAELSAKLLAEGNNGPEGHAYSRPPQVEGEATNRAIMIADMAGVPLYVVHTSCEESHEAIRRAKMQGKRVWGEPLIQHLTLDESEYFDKDWDHAARRVMSPPFRNKQHQDSLWAGLASGSLSVVATDHCAFSTEQKRYGVGDFTKIPNGTGGLEDRMPMLWTYGVETGRITMNEFVAVTSTNIAKILNVYPKKGAVLVGADADLVVWDPEATKTISAETQQSAIDYNVFEGKEVKGLPRYTLSRGVVAWADGKIHTPEGHGEFVARDPGMPVTKALSTWKELTAPRPVERSGIPATGV from the coding sequence ATGACCAAAGTCATCAAGAACGGAACCATCGTCACCGCGGATCTGACCTATAAGGCGGATGTGCTGATCGACAGCGGCAAGATCATCGAGATCGGCCCGAACCTGAAAGGCGACGAAGAGATCGACGCGACCGGCTGCTATGTGATGCCGGGCGGGATCGATCCGCATACCCACCTGGAGATGCCCTTCATGGGCACCTATTCCAGCGACGATTTCGAGAGCGGTACCCGCGCCGCGCTGGCCGGCGGCACCACGATGGTCGTCGATTTCGCGCTGCCCGCACCGGGCGAGGGCCTGCTGGAAGCGCTCAAGCGCTGGGACAACAAATCGACGCGCGCGCATTGCGACTATTCTTTCCACATGGCGATCACCTGGTGGAGCGAGCAGGTCTTCAACGAGATGAAGCAGGTCACTGAGCGCGGCATCAATACCTTCAAGCACTTCATGGCCTATAAGGGCGCGCTGATGGTGAACGATGACGAGCTTTATTCGAGCTTCAAGCGCTGCGCCGAGCTGGGGGCGATCCCGTTGGTTCATGCCGAGAACGGCGACGTCGTGGCCGAACTGTCTGCGAAGCTGCTGGCCGAAGGGAATAACGGCCCCGAGGGACACGCCTATTCGCGCCCGCCGCAGGTCGAGGGCGAGGCCACCAACCGCGCGATCATGATCGCCGATATGGCAGGCGTGCCGCTCTATGTCGTGCACACCTCCTGCGAGGAAAGCCACGAAGCGATCCGCCGCGCCAAGATGCAGGGCAAGCGCGTCTGGGGCGAGCCGCTGATCCAGCACCTCACGCTCGACGAGTCCGAGTATTTCGACAAGGATTGGGATCACGCCGCGCGCCGCGTGATGTCGCCGCCCTTCCGCAACAAGCAGCATCAGGACAGCCTCTGGGCCGGTCTCGCCTCGGGCTCGCTCTCGGTCGTGGCGACCGATCACTGCGCCTTCTCGACCGAGCAGAAGCGCTATGGCGTGGGCGATTTCACCAAGATCCCGAATGGCACCGGCGGTCTGGAAGACCGGATGCCGATGCTCTGGACCTATGGGGTCGAGACCGGCCGGATCACGATGAACGAATTCGTGGCCGTCACCTCGACCAACATCGCGAAGATCCTCAACGTCTATCCGAAGAAGGGCGCAGTTCTCGTCGGCGCGGATGCCGACCTCGTGGTCTGGGATCCGGAGGCGACCAAGACGATCTCGGCCGAGACCCAGCAATCCGCCATCGATTACAACGTGTTCGAAGGCAAGGAGGTCAAGGGCCTGCCGCGCTACACGCTCAGCCGCGGTGTCGTCGCCTGGGCCGATGGCAAGATTCACACGCCCGAGGGCCACGGCGAATTCGTCGCCCGCGATCCGGGCATGCCGGTGACCAAGGCTCTGTCCACCTGGAAAGAGCTCACCGCGCCGCGTCCGGTGGAGCGCAGCGGTATCCCGGCGACCGGGGTATAA
- a CDS encoding ABC transporter ATP-binding protein produces MTDAPVIQARGLDLTFQTNDGPVHALKDIDLDIEKGEFVSFIGPSGCGKTTFLRCIAALETPTGGALTVNGISPEEARKARSYGYVFQAAGLYPWRTIAGNVKLPLEIMGYSKAQQQERVEKVLSLVDLEGFGKKFPWQLSGGMQQRASIARALAFDAEILLMDEPFGALDEIVRDKLNEELLKLWSATNKTIGFVTHSIPEAVYLSTKIVVMSPRPGRIHEVIESTLPNGPRPLDIRDSEEFLHIAHRVREGLRAGHAYDE; encoded by the coding sequence ATGACGGACGCACCGGTAATTCAGGCCCGCGGGCTCGACCTGACCTTCCAGACCAATGACGGTCCGGTTCACGCGCTCAAGGATATCGATCTCGATATCGAGAAGGGCGAATTCGTGAGCTTCATCGGCCCCTCGGGCTGCGGCAAGACCACCTTCTTGCGCTGCATCGCGGCGCTGGAAACGCCCACGGGCGGGGCGCTGACCGTGAACGGAATCTCGCCCGAGGAAGCCCGCAAGGCGCGTAGCTACGGCTACGTGTTCCAGGCGGCCGGGCTTTACCCTTGGCGCACGATTGCGGGAAATGTGAAACTTCCGCTGGAAATCATGGGCTATTCCAAGGCGCAGCAGCAAGAGCGCGTTGAAAAAGTGCTCTCTTTGGTGGATCTCGAAGGCTTCGGGAAGAAGTTCCCATGGCAGCTTTCGGGGGGGATGCAGCAGCGCGCCTCGATCGCGCGGGCGCTGGCCTTCGACGCCGAGATCCTGCTGATGGACGAACCCTTCGGCGCGCTGGACGAGATCGTGCGCGACAAGCTCAACGAGGAGCTTCTCAAGCTCTGGTCGGCCACGAACAAGACGATCGGGTTCGTGACCCACTCGATCCCGGAAGCGGTGTATCTCTCGACCAAGATCGTGGTGATGTCGCCCCGTCCGGGTCGCATCCACGAGGTGATCGAGAGCACGCTGCCGAACGGCCCGCGTCCGCTCGATATCCGCGACAGCGAGGAATTCCTGCATATCGCACACCGGGTGCGCGAAGGGCTGCGAGCGGGGCATGCCTATGATGAATGA
- a CDS encoding ABC transporter permease has product MKMVAPVLTVLAAILLLWYAATVWMNSQWTYDQAARAGEEVTFSELVTDTLTQKRPVLPAPHQVAVGLWEGVAGQKITSKRSLVFHGWITLSATLAGFALGTGLGILLAVGITHSRAMDLSVMPWAIASQTIPILAIAPMVIVVLASLGVTGLLPKAIIAAYLSFFPVLVGMVKGLRAPDHMQLDLLKTYNASQGATFWKLRLPSSMPYLFASLKVGVAASLVGTIVAELPAGATRGLGARLLSGSYYGQTVQIWSALFAAAALAAILVVVVGIIEQITLKRMGMVQ; this is encoded by the coding sequence ATGAAAATGGTGGCACCCGTTCTGACGGTTCTGGCCGCGATCCTGCTGCTTTGGTACGCCGCGACCGTCTGGATGAATTCGCAATGGACCTACGACCAGGCCGCACGGGCCGGAGAAGAGGTCACGTTCTCCGAGCTTGTCACCGACACGCTGACCCAGAAACGTCCCGTGCTGCCCGCCCCGCATCAGGTGGCTGTCGGGCTTTGGGAAGGCGTGGCCGGGCAGAAGATTACTTCCAAGCGGAGCCTCGTCTTCCACGGCTGGATCACGCTGTCGGCGACGCTTGCGGGCTTCGCACTCGGCACCGGTCTGGGCATTCTGCTGGCGGTGGGGATCACCCATAGCCGCGCGATGGACCTGAGCGTCATGCCCTGGGCGATCGCGAGCCAGACGATCCCGATCCTCGCCATTGCGCCGATGGTGATTGTGGTGCTGGCGAGCCTCGGGGTCACGGGGCTACTGCCGAAGGCGATCATCGCGGCTTATCTCAGTTTCTTCCCCGTGCTCGTCGGCATGGTGAAGGGGCTCCGCGCGCCCGATCACATGCAACTCGACCTGCTGAAGACCTATAATGCGAGCCAAGGCGCAACCTTCTGGAAGCTGCGGTTGCCGTCGTCGATGCCTTACCTCTTCGCCTCGCTGAAAGTGGGCGTGGCGGCGAGCCTCGTCGGCACGATCGTGGCCGAACTGCCGGCGGGCGCGACCCGAGGGCTTGGCGCGCGGCTTCTGTCGGGCAGCTATTACGGGCAGACGGTGCAGATCTGGTCCGCTCTGTTCGCGGCGGCGGCGCTGGCTGCGATCCTCGTGGTGGTGGTCGGCATCATCGAACAGATCACGCTCAAGCGGATGGGGATGGTGCAATGA
- a CDS encoding ABC transporter permease, whose protein sequence is MSWLIFAIVFWLAAWALNTWLARHHGSERWARFLIPALFGITLLLLWEGLVRGLNISPVILPAPSQIAASLMASTAVLREDFVQTILKGALSGYVIGCGAAVVVAILIDRSPFLQRGLLPIGNFVAALPIVGIAPILVMWFGFDWQSKAAVVVVMVFFPVLVNMVAGLAATNALQRDLMATYSASYWQGLFKMRLPAAMPFLFNGLKIATTLALIGAIVAEFFGSPTKGMGFRISTAVGQLDLSLVWSEITVAALAGSGFYGLVALIEKLVTFWHPSQRART, encoded by the coding sequence ATGAGCTGGCTTATTTTCGCAATCGTCTTCTGGCTGGCGGCCTGGGCGCTCAACACCTGGCTTGCCCGCCATCATGGCTCGGAGCGTTGGGCGCGTTTCCTGATCCCGGCCTTGTTCGGCATCACCCTCCTGCTTCTGTGGGAAGGTCTGGTTCGAGGTCTGAATATCAGCCCGGTGATCCTGCCCGCGCCGAGCCAGATCGCGGCGAGCCTGATGGCCTCGACTGCGGTGCTGCGCGAGGATTTCGTGCAGACCATCCTGAAAGGTGCGCTGTCGGGCTATGTCATCGGCTGTGGTGCCGCCGTGGTTGTGGCGATCCTGATCGACCGCTCGCCCTTCCTGCAACGCGGGCTTCTGCCGATCGGGAACTTCGTCGCGGCCCTGCCGATCGTCGGGATCGCGCCGATCCTCGTGATGTGGTTCGGCTTCGACTGGCAGTCCAAAGCGGCGGTCGTCGTGGTCATGGTCTTCTTCCCCGTCCTCGTGAACATGGTGGCGGGGCTGGCGGCCACGAATGCGCTGCAGCGCGACCTGATGGCGACCTATTCCGCAAGCTATTGGCAGGGGCTTTTCAAGATGCGCCTGCCTGCGGCGATGCCCTTTCTCTTCAACGGGTTGAAGATCGCAACGACACTGGCTTTGATCGGTGCGATCGTTGCCGAATTTTTCGGCAGCCCGACAAAAGGAATGGGGTTTCGCATCTCGACCGCGGTGGGGCAGCTTGATCTGTCGCTCGTGTGGTCGGAAATTACCGTTGCGGCCCTCGCGGGCTCGGGCTTCTATGGGCTTGTCGCCCTGATCGAGAAGCTGGTGACTTTCTGGCACCCGTCGCAACGGGCCCGGACTTAA
- a CDS encoding ABC transporter substrate-binding protein — MKKLIAGVAASLTMAGAAWANEDVTLQLKWVTQAQFAGYYVAQDKGFYDDAGLNVTIKPGGPDIGPEQVIAGGGADVIVDWMPAALAAREKGLPLVNIAQPFKKSGMMLTCLKESGIKTPEDFPGHTLGVWFFGNEYPFLSWMNHLGISTEGGDDGVTVLKQGFNVDPLLQKQAACISTMTYNEYLQVLEAGIQPDQLVTFKYEDEGVATLEDGLYVLEDNLKDPAFVDKMAKFVKASMEGWKYAEAHPEEAAQIVLDNDETGAQTMEHQLGMMKEVSKLTAGSNGTLDPADYDRTVDVLMSGGSDPVITKKPEGAWTHDVTDKAGLE, encoded by the coding sequence ATGAAGAAACTGATCGCAGGGGTGGCGGCTAGCCTCACCATGGCGGGGGCCGCCTGGGCCAACGAGGACGTGACGCTGCAGCTCAAATGGGTCACGCAGGCCCAGTTCGCAGGCTACTATGTCGCGCAGGACAAGGGCTTCTACGACGATGCGGGTCTCAACGTGACCATCAAGCCGGGCGGCCCCGATATCGGCCCCGAGCAGGTGATCGCCGGCGGCGGCGCCGATGTCATCGTCGACTGGATGCCGGCGGCGCTGGCCGCGCGCGAGAAGGGGCTGCCGCTGGTGAATATCGCCCAGCCCTTCAAGAAGTCAGGCATGATGCTGACCTGCCTTAAGGAAAGCGGCATCAAGACCCCCGAGGACTTCCCGGGTCATACTCTGGGCGTCTGGTTCTTCGGGAACGAATATCCGTTCCTGAGCTGGATGAACCATCTGGGCATCTCCACAGAGGGTGGCGACGATGGCGTGACCGTTCTCAAGCAGGGCTTCAACGTCGATCCGCTGCTGCAAAAGCAGGCGGCCTGTATCTCGACCATGACCTATAACGAGTATCTGCAGGTGCTCGAAGCCGGGATCCAGCCGGACCAGCTCGTCACCTTCAAATACGAAGACGAGGGCGTGGCGACGCTCGAGGACGGCCTCTACGTGCTCGAAGACAACCTCAAGGACCCGGCCTTCGTCGACAAGATGGCGAAATTCGTGAAGGCCTCGATGGAAGGCTGGAAATACGCCGAGGCGCATCCGGAGGAAGCCGCGCAGATCGTGCTCGACAATGACGAGACCGGTGCGCAGACGATGGAGCACCAGCTGGGCATGATGAAAGAGGTCTCGAAGTTGACCGCAGGCTCGAACGGCACGCTCGATCCCGCGGATTACGATCGCACCGTCGATGTTCTGATGTCGGGCGGCTCGGACCCGGTTATCACCAAGAAGCCGGAAGGCGCCTGGACCCATGACGTGACCGACAAGGCTGGCCTCGAATAA
- a CDS encoding mechanosensitive ion channel family protein: protein MEPDTIETELASAIDTAQKFLPDWAVALITYVAAALLALLLFRVVFTALTRAVADRDLFWRSLMARGARPMRLILLIVALGLANGVAPAGAAVTSAITHILLVALILCLAWIAYTALYIWTTIHLRRFKLDAEDNLLARKHVTQTRILMRVAKVMIVIIAVATALMTFPAVRQYGVSLLAAGGAAGLVVGLALQPVLKNLFAGIQLALTQPIRIDDALIVEGEWGNVEEITSTYVVIRVWDWRRLVVPLSYFIEQPFQNWTRESAELIGTVMIYLDHTADIAAIRAKAEEIARADPLWDGKVFALQVTDFRERVMEVRILASARNGPRTFDLRCHIREELVAWIQAEMPHALPRTRADLSPAEAAFLGGPAGEASSADAPPSDAPSP, encoded by the coding sequence ATGGAGCCCGATACGATCGAGACCGAACTGGCCAGCGCCATCGATACGGCGCAGAAATTCCTGCCGGACTGGGCGGTGGCGCTGATCACCTATGTCGCGGCGGCGCTGCTCGCTCTGCTGCTGTTCCGGGTGGTGTTCACGGCGCTCACTCGCGCGGTGGCCGATCGCGATCTGTTCTGGCGCTCGCTGATGGCGCGCGGCGCGCGACCGATGCGGCTGATACTGCTGATCGTGGCACTCGGCCTCGCGAACGGGGTCGCCCCGGCCGGCGCTGCGGTCACCAGTGCAATCACGCATATCCTGTTGGTCGCGCTGATCCTCTGTCTGGCATGGATTGCCTATACCGCACTCTACATCTGGACGACGATCCATCTGCGACGCTTCAAGCTCGACGCGGAAGACAACCTGCTGGCGCGCAAGCACGTCACCCAGACCCGCATCCTGATGCGCGTGGCCAAGGTGATGATCGTGATCATCGCGGTCGCCACGGCGCTGATGACTTTCCCCGCCGTACGCCAATATGGCGTGTCGCTCCTCGCGGCGGGTGGCGCGGCGGGCCTTGTGGTAGGCCTTGCGCTGCAACCGGTACTGAAGAACCTCTTCGCTGGCATCCAGCTTGCCCTGACCCAACCGATCCGGATCGACGACGCGCTAATCGTCGAAGGCGAATGGGGCAATGTGGAGGAAATCACGTCCACCTATGTCGTCATCCGCGTCTGGGATTGGCGGCGGCTGGTGGTGCCGCTGAGCTATTTCATCGAACAGCCGTTCCAGAACTGGACCCGCGAAAGCGCAGAACTGATCGGCACCGTGATGATCTACCTCGATCACACGGCCGACATCGCCGCCATCCGCGCGAAAGCCGAAGAGATCGCCCGTGCCGATCCATTGTGGGACGGCAAGGTCTTCGCGCTGCAAGTCACCGATTTCCGCGAGCGGGTAATGGAAGTGCGTATCCTCGCCTCCGCCCGCAACGGTCCGCGCACCTTCGATCTGCGCTGCCATATCCGCGAGGAGTTGGTGGCGTGGATTCAAGCCGAGATGCCGCACGCCCTGCCCCGAACCCGGGCCGATCTGTCCCCGGCCGAAGCTGCATTCCTCGGGGGGCCCGCAGGTGAGGCGTCCTCGGCTGACGCGCCACCAAGTGACGCGCCCTCTCCCTGA
- a CDS encoding helix-turn-helix transcriptional regulator, giving the protein MARSALTGTRIRERRTSLGLKQADLARAAGISAAYLNLIEHNRRRVSDALIERIASAMGIDPVTLGEGAEGALFAGLREAAASVELAEAGEAGSAATVSQLAPDLDRIEEFVGRFPAWAALLVNRQARLAELERVVETYAERMAQDPFLLTSLHEVLSAVTSLRSTAAILVETEDIEPEWRARFLNTIQEESLRLSGTAEALVGYLDEMETAETGLSSPQEQVEAWLEARGWHFPELEGDGTDPAELIAGAPELASAAARELARNHLRRQAEDARALPLDPLLAALAELGPDPGGLAARFAVPLAQVLRRLAALPAGAPGLGQPGLVICDGSGTLTFRRAAPGFLLPRFAAACPLWPLYEALARPMQPIRALVDMAGRLPQRFLTYAVSEPRPTGFDGPVLMRATMLILPAPPQSSDAPARPIGASCRICPRGDCPGRREPSIVADASAERA; this is encoded by the coding sequence ATGGCCCGTTCCGCACTCACTGGCACCCGCATTCGCGAGCGGCGCACTTCGCTCGGTTTGAAACAGGCTGACCTCGCGCGGGCCGCCGGAATTTCCGCCGCCTATCTCAACCTGATCGAGCACAACCGCCGCCGCGTCAGCGATGCCTTGATCGAGCGGATCGCGAGCGCGATGGGCATTGATCCGGTCACGCTGGGCGAGGGGGCGGAAGGGGCGCTGTTCGCAGGGCTGCGCGAGGCGGCGGCGTCGGTGGAGCTGGCCGAGGCCGGCGAGGCTGGCAGCGCCGCGACTGTCAGCCAGCTTGCGCCCGACCTCGACCGGATCGAGGAATTCGTGGGCCGCTTTCCCGCCTGGGCCGCGCTTCTGGTGAACCGTCAGGCGCGGCTGGCCGAATTGGAGCGCGTCGTCGAGACCTATGCAGAGCGCATGGCCCAGGACCCGTTCCTGCTGACCTCGCTCCACGAGGTGCTCTCGGCTGTGACGTCGCTGCGCTCTACCGCTGCGATCCTTGTCGAGACCGAGGATATCGAGCCGGAATGGCGCGCGCGGTTTCTCAACACGATCCAGGAGGAAAGCCTGCGCCTTTCGGGGACGGCAGAGGCCTTGGTCGGCTATCTCGACGAGATGGAAACCGCCGAGACCGGTCTGTCCTCGCCGCAGGAACAGGTGGAGGCGTGGCTCGAGGCGCGTGGCTGGCATTTCCCGGAACTCGAGGGGGACGGGACCGATCCGGCCGAGCTGATCGCGGGCGCGCCGGAATTGGCCTCCGCGGCGGCTCGGGAATTGGCGCGCAACCATCTGCGGCGGCAGGCGGAGGATGCGCGTGCGCTGCCGCTCGATCCGCTGCTGGCGGCGCTAGCCGAGCTCGGGCCCGATCCGGGGGGCTTGGCCGCGCGCTTCGCGGTGCCGCTCGCGCAGGTGTTGCGGCGGCTCGCGGCGCTGCCGGCGGGCGCGCCGGGCTTGGGGCAGCCGGGGCTCGTGATCTGCGACGGCTCGGGCACGCTGACCTTCCGCCGCGCAGCGCCCGGCTTCCTGTTGCCGCGCTTCGCCGCCGCCTGTCCCCTCTGGCCGCTCTACGAGGCGCTCGCGCGTCCGATGCAGCCGATCCGGGCGCTGGTCGACATGGCCGGGCGGCTGCCGCAACGCTTCCTGACATATGCCGTCTCCGAACCGCGCCCGACCGGCTTCGACGGACCCGTGCTGATGCGCGCGACGATGCTGATCCTGCCCGCGCCGCCGCAGAGCTCCGATGCCCCGGCGCGCCCGATCGGTGCGTCGTGCCGTATTTGCCCGCGTGGCGACTGTCCGGGGCGGCGCGAGCCCTCGATCGTCGCGGATGCATCGGCGGAGCGGGCGTGA
- a CDS encoding response regulator transcription factor, with product MAQRQVLLIEDEPHIAEAIRFILTRAGWTVSVLEDGARAMARITGDPPDAIILDLMLPGRSGLEILADMRADAALRDLPVLMLSARGQGRDRDAATRAGATAFLAKPFANGDVLDQLEAITGGGAARREPA from the coding sequence ATGGCGCAAAGACAGGTGCTGTTGATCGAGGACGAGCCGCATATCGCGGAAGCGATCCGGTTCATCCTGACGCGTGCCGGCTGGACGGTGTCGGTGCTCGAAGACGGCGCGCGGGCAATGGCGCGCATCACCGGCGATCCGCCCGATGCAATCATCCTAGATCTGATGCTGCCGGGGCGGTCCGGTCTCGAAATCCTTGCCGATATGCGCGCGGATGCCGCGCTGCGTGATCTGCCGGTTCTGATGCTCAGCGCGCGCGGGCAGGGGCGCGACCGCGATGCCGCGACCCGCGCCGGGGCGACGGCCTTCCTCGCCAAACCTTTTGCCAATGGCGACGTGCTCGATCAGCTCGAGGCGATCACCGGCGGGGGCGCGGCGCGCCGGGAGCCCGCCTGA